In Papaver somniferum cultivar HN1 chromosome 9, ASM357369v1, whole genome shotgun sequence, the genomic stretch tcataaccaaacATTCCAATATATAAGTATGGAGCGCAGTAGCCATGACTCATCATAAGGTATCTTTAAAAAATCTAAGGTAGTAGCAGAAGTTTAgagtgaaagaaagaaaaagaaaatggcaATTCTCAAGGTTCATTGTTTTTTGATCATATTGATTGTGATGGTCGGATTTGTTACGTCCAGAAATCTTGATGGCCATGATAAGAAGTGTCCATGTCAGCGTCAGGGTCTTGTAGATATGTTACGGAAATGTGAGAAATATCTGTCAACCGAATTAGGGAAAGCATTAGTGCAACCAGACGGAGACTGTTGCGCGGCTGTAAGATCTGCGGATGTGAAATGTTTATTGAAATATGTGGGTTATATGGAAGGAATTGTTAGCCGTGAAAAAGTTGTCTACGTGAATGAGTATTGTAACACCATCAATACTGGACGTAAGTCTTTCTTTCACAACATAGATCTCATTGGTTATTCATATGCTCTAATGTTCGTATTTTGTTTTTGCTAAATTAATTGTTGCGATTCTTATTACAGATCATAAAGTTCTTGTTTGAAGCCGGGGAGATGAATGAAAAATAAGGGAGGCGTTAAAAATGGGCTGAGATTTTAAATTGCCATTCATTGTTGTAATGAGTTTGGTGTGTATGCCTCCATGGCTTTCTTTGGTTTTTATATAGAAATCAGTTGAATCCCTTTTGCAAAAcaaattcttttattttcctta encodes the following:
- the LOC113308490 gene encoding uncharacterized protein LOC113308490, translated to MAILKVHCFLIILIVMVGFVTSRNLDGHDKKCPCQRQGLVDMLRKCEKYLSTELGKALVQPDGDCCAAVRSADVKCLLKYVGYMEGIVSREKVVYVNEYCNTINTGHHKVLV